The genomic window ACCTCACCGCGCGCCTGCTGATCGAAGTAGGACAGCGGGAGCCGGCCGAGTTTGTCCGCAACCTGCTGGCGCAGGTCGTAGACGGCGGACTGGACGGCACGGGTGGTGAGCCGGCCCTGGAACACGCCGAAGACCCACGCGAAGACGTAGATCAGCGCCACCCAGGCCAGCCCGCGGGCCAGCCGGTCGAAGTCGATGCCCTGGCCGGGCACGAAGTCGACACCGGACAGCAGGTCGGCCTGGGTGTCCTGGCCGCCCGCGCGCAGCTGTTCGACAGCCTGCTCCTTGGTGACTCCGCCGGGAAGTGACCGGCCGAGGTACCCGGCGAAGATCACGTCGGTGGCGTGGCCGAGCAGGTAGGGGCCGAGCACGGAGAGGAAGACACCGACCGCACCGAACGCGAGCGCTCCCCCCACGTACAACCGCTGGGGTTTGAGAAGTTTGAGGAGACGCTTGGTGGAGCCTTTGAAGTCTTCGAGCTTCTCCGGAGGCCCACCGGCCATCATCATCCGGGCTGCGGGCGGCCCGCCGGGAACGGGCCCGCGACGCTGGGGTTCACTCATCGGGTGCTCGCCTCCTCGACCGTGAGCTGGGACAGGACGATCTCGCGGTATGTCGGGCTGTTCGCCATCAGGTCCTCATGGGTTCCGGTGCCGACCACCTTGCCGTCGTCGAGCACGATGATCCGGTCGGCGTCGCGAATGGTGCTGACCCGCTGGTCCACGATCACCACGGTGGCGCCGGTGATGTGCGCGGTCAGGGCGGACCGCAACGCCGCGTCGGTGGCGTAGTCGAGCGCCGAGAACGAGTCGTCGAAGAGGTAGACCTCCGGCCGGTGCACGAGGGTGCGGGCGATCGCGAGGCGCTGCCGCTGGCCGCCGGACACGTTGGTGCCGCCCTGCGCGATCGGGGCGTCCAGCTGCCCGTCCATCGACTCCACGAAGGACCGGGCCTGGGCGATGTCGAGGGCCTGCCAGAGTTCCTCGTCGGTGGCGTCCGGATTGCCGTACCGCAGGTTGGATCCGACCGTGCCGGTGAACAGGTACGGCTTCTGCGGGACCAGGCCGATCACCTTCGCCAGCAGATCCGGGTCGATCTCCCGGACGTCCACCCCGTCCACCAGGACCTGGCCCTCGGTGGCGTCGAAGAGCCGGGGAACCAGGTTGAGCAGGGTGGTCTTGCCGCTGCCGGTGCTGCCGATGATCGCGGTGATCTCGTTCGGGCGGGCGGTCAGATGTACCCCCGAAAGCACACCTGCCTCGGCCCCGGGATAGTGGAACCCGACATCACGCAACTCCAGTTCGCCGTGCCGGGCCAGGCTGGTGACCGGCGTCTTCGGCGGCACCACGCTGGAGTCGGTGCTCAGCACCTCCTCGATCCGCTCGGCACAGACCTCGGCACGCGGGATCATCATGAACATGAAGGTCGCCATCATGATCGACATCAGGATCTGCATCAGATAACTGACGAACGCGGTGAGCGCACCGATCTGCATGCCGCCGGAGTCGATCCGCACGCCACCGAACCAGATCACCGCCACGCTGGAGATGTTCACGATCAGCATCACGGTCGGGAACATCAGCGCCATGATCTTGCCGACCCGCAGGGACACGTCGGTCAGTTCGGCGTTGGCCACGCCGTACCGGGCCCGCTCGTGGTCGTCGCGGACGAAGGCACGGATCACCCGGATGCCGGTGATCTGCTCGCGCATCACCTGGTTGACCCGGTCGATGCGCACCTGCATGGAGCGGAACAGCGGCCGCATCCGGGCGATGATCAGGCCGATCACGGTGACCAGAATCGGCACGACGACCAGCAGCAACGAGGAGAGCGGAGCATCCTCGCGCAGGGCCAGCACGATGCCGCCGACACACATGATCGGCGCCGACACCATCAGCGTGAAGGTGAGCAGGACCAGCATCTGGATCTGCTGGACGTCGTTGGTGGTCCGGGTGATCAGCGACGGCGCGCCGAACTGGCCCACCTCACGGGCCGAGAAGGTCTGGACCCGGGTGAAGATCGAGGAACGCAGGTCCCGGCCGACGGCCATCGCGGTCCGGGCGCCGAAGTAGACCGCCACGATCTGCGCGGCGATCTGCAACAGGGTCATGCCGAGCATCCCGGCGCCGACCTGCATGACGTAGGCGGTGTCGCCCTTGACCACGCCGTTGTCGATGATGTCGGCGTTGAGCGCCGGCAGGTACAGAGTGGCGATGGTCTGGAAGAACTGGAAGAGCACCACCAGGGTGATCTCTTTGCGGTACGGCCGTAGATGAACTCTCAACAACTTGATCAGCATGTCGGAGACTCCTTGATGTGGATCCCGTCGAGCAGCAGGGACGCCAGGTCCGCGCCGCTGAACGAGTCGGGCTCCCCGTAGGGCCCGAAGGTGTTGGCGCCGCAGAAGAGCAGCAGCAGCCGGGCGGCCTTCGCCGGTGTGACCCGCAGGACCGCCGCGTCGGGTTCGAAGACGGCGGTGACCGCGGCACTGATCGCTTCCCGGCCGGCGGCCATCTGGGCCATGGTCGCCGGGTCCTGCTCGCCGACCATGATGAGTTTGCGGGCCGCGTGCATCAGGTGGGCGCGCTCGGTGAACCGCCGGTGCACCAGCTCGGCGGCGGCGGTCACCCGCTCGTGCAGGGGAGCGGAGCGGTCGA from Actinoplanes derwentensis includes these protein-coding regions:
- a CDS encoding ABC transporter ATP-binding protein; this translates as MLIKLLRVHLRPYRKEITLVVLFQFFQTIATLYLPALNADIIDNGVVKGDTAYVMQVGAGMLGMTLLQIAAQIVAVYFGARTAMAVGRDLRSSIFTRVQTFSAREVGQFGAPSLITRTTNDVQQIQMLVLLTFTLMVSAPIMCVGGIVLALREDAPLSSLLLVVVPILVTVIGLIIARMRPLFRSMQVRIDRVNQVMREQITGIRVIRAFVRDDHERARYGVANAELTDVSLRVGKIMALMFPTVMLIVNISSVAVIWFGGVRIDSGGMQIGALTAFVSYLMQILMSIMMATFMFMMIPRAEVCAERIEEVLSTDSSVVPPKTPVTSLARHGELELRDVGFHYPGAEAGVLSGVHLTARPNEITAIIGSTGSGKTTLLNLVPRLFDATEGQVLVDGVDVREIDPDLLAKVIGLVPQKPYLFTGTVGSNLRYGNPDATDEELWQALDIAQARSFVESMDGQLDAPIAQGGTNVSGGQRQRLAIARTLVHRPEVYLFDDSFSALDYATDAALRSALTAHITGATVVIVDQRVSTIRDADRIIVLDDGKVVGTGTHEDLMANSPTYREIVLSQLTVEEASTR
- a CDS encoding TetR/AcrR family transcriptional regulator; its protein translation is MEQRRRRVPALQPEERRAALIEATIPLLHEHGLEVSTRQIASAAGVAEGTIFGVFESKSQLVVCSVIKALDPQPDIDSLAAIDRSAPLHERVTAAAELVHRRFTERAHLMHAARKLIMVGEQDPATMAQMAAGREAISAAVTAVFEPDAAVLRVTPAKAARLLLLFCGANTFGPYGEPDSFSGADLASLLLDGIHIKESPTC